From the Winogradskyella forsetii genome, the window ATTTAGTAGACCATTATTTTGAAAATAAATTCACCGAGTATTTAAATAGGTCATATCAGAACTTTTTGAATATTAACATTCTTGTACTACCAAACCAACAAATAAATATTGAGGATATTTATTTTCCTTTAACAATTTATTCTACAAGAGATAGGAAAACGGCTAAAATTAATAAAGTAAATTTCGATTTTCTCAGAAGCTATGAAAGATTACTAATTTCTGATACCGCAGGAATGGGTAAATCGACACTAATGAAATGGATTGGTCTATCATTAATAAAAGTGGAGATTCGATACCAATACTAATTGACCTAAAAAGAATTAAAACAAAAAATAAAGTAATTGATGAAATATTCAATCAACTTAATCCTATTGACAAAGATTTTGATAAAGAACTCATTTTTAAATTTTTAGAATTAGGTAGTTTCACAATTCTATTTGATGGCTTTGATGAAATTGAATATGACGAACGTGAAAGTGTTATTTCCGACTTGAAATCTTTTGTGAGTAAAACATATAAAAACACTTTTATTTTAACCTCGAGACCAGATTCTGCGTTGTCAAGTTTTGGAGACTTTCAAATGTTCCATATTAGACCTCTGAGAGAGGATGAGTCTTTTAACCTTATAAAAAAATATGACAGTTTAAGCGGCTATGGTATTGCTAGTAAATTGATTGATGAAATTGAAAACAAACCGTCACAGATTAAGGAGTTTTTAATAAATCCCTTTTTAGTATCATTACTTTATAAAACTTATTCTTATAACAAGGACATACCTTCAAAAAAATCGACATTTTATGATGAAGTATATACCTCATTATATAAACATCACGATTTATCTAAGGACGGTTTTGAAAGAAATAAAAAATCAGGTCTTGATATTCACGATTTTAGAATTGTATTAAGGCAATTGGCTTTTGATACTGCTAAAGCTATAAAGGTTGAATACAATTATTCTGAATTAGTAAAGTTTCTTAAACAAGCTAATAACAAGTGTATTGGTATTGACTTTAAAGAGATTAATTATATAGAAGATTTAGAATCGAACGTACCTCTCTATGTCAAGGAAGGTAATTCATTGAAATGGGCACATAAATCTATTCAAGATTATTTCGCAGCAGAATTCATAAGTAGCTCAAAAGATAAAGAGGAAATAATACAGCTTATTTTTGATTCACATAAAGATAATTATCTCAACATCCTAGATTTTCTCTACGAATTAGAATATGAAATATTCAGAACTCAAATAATATTAAAACTAATTACAGACTTTATTGAATATTGTGAAAGTAGCTACTTAGAGTTTAGTGATTACAAAAAGACACTTTTAAGAGAAAGACAAGCAATTAATTATGGAGTGTCCTTTGATATTTTTAAATGTGAAAGTCAAGTAGATTTTCCAGAAGCAGAGAATAAATTTAAAA encodes:
- a CDS encoding NACHT domain-containing protein codes for the protein MDWSIINKSGDSIPILIDLKRIKTKNKVIDEIFNQLNPIDKDFDKELIFKFLELGSFTILFDGFDEIEYDERESVISDLKSFVSKTYKNTFILTSRPDSALSSFGDFQMFHIRPLREDESFNLIKKYDSLSGYGIASKLIDEIENKPSQIKEFLINPFLVSLLYKTYSYNKDIPSKKSTFYDEVYTSLYKHHDLSKDGFERNKKSGLDIHDFRIVLRQLAFDTAKAIKVEYNYSELVKFLKQANNKCIGIDFKEINYIEDLESNVPLYVKEGNSLKWAHKSIQDYFAAEFISSSKDKEEIIQLIFDSHKDNYLNILDFLYELEYEIFRTQIILKLITDFIEYCESSYLEFSDYKKTLLRERQAINYGVSFDIFKCESQVDFPEAENKFKKHVTDFNFSSITKTTHKENEATFRFFGTNFNQEIINILGKKSEPLFIELNRKPENQIDDSFISEVPLVLNEDSKNIANTKRNFKKTNDMVLSYRYRSRTASQLYLLDYNKCVKLKNKILKEIDDKKRDNLKGI